A single region of the Salvelinus sp. IW2-2015 linkage group LG20, ASM291031v2, whole genome shotgun sequence genome encodes:
- the LOC111979922 gene encoding uncharacterized protein, producing MFXLIIIVTNFGTLIADDAMSDRNLQCFNDYDKSMVCHFTTDKSKCAEYNMTLKLLGSQNIGQNDCTFKEKERSNDVSKCGCSIDPMVLIIGEEFNATLWNSGKRLNSKVLCIKCSIKPKTPTVQMVKPTENGNFLVKWKTNYPDDAPFSKALIAELSYRKKGETDEVSKNXSTTSHELLGRDLEPNTIYALKVRTYTDMSGRFSDWSEELDFTNPASSRKVLQIVIAFSSIAVIIITSALFWCSVRLKTKLWDNIPKCSNPDLLYMVPGVPKVLSPPKIPLSSICVDSSKMDTEGKTWTNPSIVDGSSGRGSDSELDSSSSLSYAHTCSMSPEPSNVQIISHLQEALSKVFPSLVPLDGNPQSLLLXPPMTDDGTQMNCPESNRDXGVCSSDYNPLHFMSESGGSCGSSCFNNITYSPSVPLNSIQELTTSKTSSFPTQPLLFCNSSYHSGEAEVLKNAHPQLFLGTGQQDLNLSTNCAPLLQTDFSHHLCDGASHDSETTTSAEDTSLIYGSNDSNVSKPHNVISVVPGYQSFSEAVGKDNERGTDAFMDVPLPLNXFQDVDSSXPLIYDVNPCYHSLPDPGCCLPPSDVDYQTLQSLGQNSPHQWVSDKLLNKCLETEIPQSSMGNMPLNVIPNSQGGQCPIPGCPFLTAFCSDQAMQIDNDSSYHCV from the exons TGCTTCAACGATTATGACAAAAGTATGGTTTGTCATTTTACAACTGACAAGTCTaagtgtgctgaatacaacatgaCATTGAAATTATTGGGCTCACAAAATAT AGGCCAGAATGATTGTACTTTCAAGGAAAAGGAGAGGTCCAATGATGTTTCCAAATGTGGATGCTCTATTGATCCAATGGTCCTTATTATTGGGGAGGAGTTTAATGCAACACTTTGGAATTCTGGGAAGCGCCTAAATTCCAAAGTCCTCTGTATCAAATGCAGCA TAAAACCCAAAACCCCCACCGTTCAAATGGTGAAACCAACAGAAAATGGGAATTTCCTGGTCAAATGGAAGACAAACTACCCTGATGATGCACCGTTTTCTAAGGCCTTGATTGCCGAATTGAGCtacagaaagaaaggagaaacAGATGAG GTGTCCAAAAATGASTCAACAACTTCCCATGAATTACTTGGCAGAGACTTGGAGCCAAACACCATTTATGCTCTGAAGGTCAGAACCTATACTGACATGAGTGGCCGTTTCAGTGACTGGAGTGAAGAGTTGGACTTCACCAACC CTGCATCATCTCGGAAAGTACTCCAGATTGTCATTGCTTTCAGTTCCATTGCTGTTATCATCATTACAAGTGCTTTGTTTTGGTGCAGTGTTAG ACTCAAAACCAAGTTGTGGGATAATATTCCTAAATGTTCAAACCCAGACCTTTTGTATATGGTTCCAGGAGTACCTAAG GTATTGTCTCCTCCCAAAATACCTTTATCCTCCATCTGTGTTGATTCTTCAAAAATGGACACTGAAGGAAAAACATG GACAAACCCCTCGATAGTAGATGGGAGCAGTGGAAGAGGTAGTGACTCAGAGCTTGACTCATCATCTTCCCTGAGTTATGCCCACACATGTTCCATGAGCCCGGAGCCTAGTAATGTGCAGATCATTAGCCATCTTCAAGAGGCCCTGAGCAAAGTCTTTCCCAGCCTTGTTCCTTTGGACGGGAATCCTCAGTCATTGCTTTTAGRCCCTCCTATGACAGATGATGGTACACAAATGAACTGCCCTGAGTCAAATAGAGACATRGGTGTGTGTTCATCTGACTACAATCCTCTTCATTTCATGAGTGAGTCTGGAGGCTCTTGTGGGTCATCTTGTTTCAACAATATTACCTACTCCCCCTCAGTGCCCCTCAACTCCATTCAAGAGTTAACAACAAGCAAGACATCCTCATTTCCTACGCAGCCTCTGCTCTTTTGTAACTCCTCCTACCATTCTGGTGAGGCTGAAGTGTTGAAAAATGCCCATCCACAGCTGTTTCTTGGTACTGGTCAACAAGATCTTAACTTGTCCACTAACTGTGCACCCCTTTTGCAAACCGACTTTTCACATCACCTGTGTGATGGCGCCAGTCATGATTCAGAGACTACCACATCAGCAGAGGACACCAGTCTGATCTACGGCTCTAATGACAGCAATGTGTCCAAACCTCACAATGTTATCAGTGTCGTTCCTGGATATCAGAGCTTCAGTGAGGCGGTCGGTAAGGACAATGAGAGAGGAACTGATGCCTTCATGGATGTGCCACTGCCACTTAAYMGTTTCCAGGATGTGGACAGTAGCYYGCCACTGATTTACGATGTGAATCCATGTTACCACAGCCTGCCTGACCCTGGATGCTGCCTCCCCCCGAGTGATGTRGATTATCAGACTTTACAGAGCCTGGGACAAAATAGCCCACATCAGTGGGTTTCAGACAAACTGCTGAACAAGTGTTTGGAGACTGAGATCCCTCAAAGCTCCATGGGGAACATGCCTCTAAATGTCATACCCAACTCACAGGGAGGACAATGTCCGATACCTGGATGTCCCTTTCTTACTGCTTTCTGTTCAGACCAAGCCATGCAAATAGACAATGACAGCTCTTATCATTGTGTGTGA